From the genome of Loxodonta africana isolate mLoxAfr1 chromosome 4, mLoxAfr1.hap2, whole genome shotgun sequence:
TCTCTGTCCATTCCTGGCTTTGAAGAAGAAAGATGCCATGAATTCTACACCCATAAGGAAAatgattctgccaacaacctgagtaAACTTGGAAGTGGACCCATCCCCAGTCAAGCCTCCAGATGATGATGCAGCCTTCCTGAAAGCTTGATTGCAATTCTGCAGAACACCCAACTAAACAGTACCTAGGCTGCTAATTGACAGAAGCTCTGACATaataaatgagacaaagtctgtGGTGCTTTACGTAACATAGAAAACTAGTGTACCAGACACCTCTTTCTGCctcaaaagtgattttttttttttttttaagaaagctaGTTAAGCGCCTGTAAGTTTTTCAATCCTTCCTCTTTGACTTTCTAGTAATTGGTAATCTGATGTACCAAATCCTCTACTTTTCCATTTGAACTTGATGgaactgtttttttatttttgttttttggtccttCAGAGGTGACCCATCCTTGGTCttatcaatttttatttatttattgtttttgattttgtatgACATATAAGACTCCAACTAACTTTCCTCCACTTTGAAGAATTGCTATATTAGTTACTGATGTGCACTTGGAAATGACGACTCCAACTAACTTTCCTCCACTTTGAAGAATTGCTATATTAGTTACTGATGTGCACTTGGAAATGACTTTTCTAGTCTTCTAATTATGCTGATGGTCCCTAGGTCACGCAAATAGTTTGTaattggctggtaaccaaaaggttggcagttcaaacacatccaacagcaccagaagaaaaggcctagagatttgctcccataaagattacagccaagaaaacgctatggagcagttctattctgtaacacatgataTCACCATGcacaaaccaacaacaacaacaattatgctGAAGGCTTGAGCTATGTGAAATCTTACTTGCCCTTCTAGGCAATATGTTGCTTTTAAATTTTGAATTTATGGTATCCCAATTTTCATAATGGAGCCTAGGGCATTGAAAAGGGGCACCAtggcaaaattaaaaaatgggagaaaccacttttttttttttacctgatatGTGAgtgaccaggagccctggtggtgcagtggttaagcacttgtctgctaaccagaaggtcaatagttcaaacccactagcagctccacggaagaaagatgtggcagtcagattccatgaagattacagctttggaaatactgtggggcagtctactctgccctgtaggatctctatgagtcggagttgactcaacagcaatgggcctTGTTTTTTATATGTCTGACAGTTCACAGTGGCAATTGACTTTATAAAGGCATTTGACATCAAGCTTTCAGCCTACTTCACCATTTTCATAACTAACGACATCATGCCTCTCAGCTCTCTCTATTCTTCGTTGCTTGTGCAtgtatgttttctttaaaaacaggatttactttttttttccttcttgtctgGCTTTCTTCTGAACTGTCTGTTCTGCTTCCTAAAGCCATTTGAAAAACACCTCTAAAAACAGAGTCAACATTCTTTGATATATTTCCTCATCAGTTCCACAATTTTGCATGGCCTTatagatttatttttctaaaaattcttttattctaTAGTGCTTATAGTCATATTGCTTCTCTTATCAAACTGTAACAAGTATGCCTTCTCCTCTGTTTTCAAAGGCCCCTGTGAAGAGGATATATTACTCTATaataaaagagaaatagttttcttgtaagttatttatttatagttcagacatatatatataatgtatatgtaattttacttgaatccacaatcaacatccatagaaatagcagtcaagaaattaaacgacaGCAAATATGCTgtcaaatacctctttaaagtgttaaaaagcaaagatgttactttaggaCTAagacgcacctgacccaagccatggagttttcaattgcctcatttgcattcaaaagctgggcaatgaataaagaaaacctaagaagaattgattcctttgaattatggtgttggagaagaatattgaataaaccatggattgtcaaaagatcaaacaaatttgtcttggaagaagtacagccagaatgctccttagatgcaaggattgtgagactctatctctcatactttggagatgttatcaggagggatctgtccttggaaaaggacgttatgcttagtaaagtagaagatctgcaaaaaaacagaagaccttccatgagatggattgactgtagcaatgggctcaaacatagcaatgattgtggggatagagcagggccaggcagtgtttttgtcttttgaacatagggttactatgagtcagaactaactctacagcacctaacagcaacaacaaatgtatatatatatatatacacacatacacacatatacatacatacatatacatatatatataaaattgttgGTATCCCCCTCTGTAGAAAATCCCTTCACGTTCTTCTATTCTAAACCAAGTTGTTTTTTCATCATCCTTTACACATTTAACTATAGTTTTCTTAATAAAGAGTAGATAAGAAAGatttatttatcttatttttatgtaattttgcATTATAAGTAAAAATAACTTTCATGGTTTAGATGACATATGGAAAGactatagatgccttttattttcctctgaagaGATTTCATTAAATACATTTTATGATCAAGTACTTAAAAATCAGTTATGCCATTGTTTTCCTGCTGtcaaattactttaaaataaataatttaaattataGGTTGTCTGGAGAGGGTAGGAAATAAGCATGTTTGAACTCAAAAACATACATGAAGATCCAACTGGAGAATAGCCAATGAATTGGAGGTTATGGACAACGTTGTCATTAGGCACTGGCCCACATTACTATCTTGATTTTCTGGTTGAAAAGGAGAATGGGAGATCtccagttttttttctctttggaacAGTCTAAACTCAGATTCTTTAAAAAACTCAACGTTATTTATAATGCCTTTCAATCCCCACTCTGGGAATTAGAGTCCATTTTAACATAAAACTTTCAGGTTTCCCAGTAGATCCTATAACTAGGCCCTTAATTaacacttttgttttgttttttgtctttcgaGGTAATGATGAAGATAGTTAATTAGCATCTTCTCCAAAGAAACCCCAGAGCTCTATACTGGCTCTGAGTTATTAAAGAACAAAGATAAATCTGTGGTGATGCAGTGACAAAACCATTTTTCCTCAAGAGAGAATCAGAAATTGTAGTGAAGGACTAGAATTCTTATTTAGAAATCTACTATTTCAAACCCAGATAAAAAACTTAGATGTTCCGATTTTAAGTTAGCCAATAAGTCTGGAGTcaggcatttatttttatttgtaaggaaattagaaaaacatACGCTTGAAAGTGTAACCATGTCTGTGCTGATTGAATAGAGAGATGAGGAGATCCaccaatatttatatttaatgtttttaaatgtacCTGCTTTTTTAATGTGAAGAAGATGTCCACTTGTGAGTGCAGAAGCAAAGTAGAAATAtggattagaaaaaaatattttacagcCACAATCATTCCTTTTACATTTTAGAGTAATGACACAAAAGAAAAATGTCATGACGtatcagcaaaccaaaccatCGAGGAATCCATGGAAAGTaggcatttttaaaatgttgttgtttaGTGTACAAAGTAGTTACCATAGAATCCATTCTGTTCTAAATATGTGACCTTAATTAAACAACTACATTTTGAATTAGAAACAAAGGTTATCTGTGTAATGCATGATTAAAGCTTCAATGTACTTATCTGATGGGGGTCTGATTTAGTTTAGTGCAACAGCTAAACTAAATCAGACCCCCATCTCAATATACTTATTATAAATTTGTCTGGCGCATACGCCTTTCTATTTAGTagaagctttatttttttttttttatgtagtataGTATTTCTTACACTGATAAAACTGAAGTTGAAGTTTAGCTTGCATTGATAAAGCTATTCATGAAGTTGAAATAGACTGAATAATTaagtaaaataattcaaaatttcATGTAAAATTTCAACATGATATTTATTCACTAAATTGGAGATTCATATTGTACTGAAATTCATAAACATTCATTCACTTGAAAGTTCTCATTGGTAGTACACCAAGGAACCCAAATGTTAACCAGAAATGTAACATCAAAACGTAATCATTTTTGAAAGAATAACCACAAAATCCAGGCCTGATTATCTGTTTAAAATATAAAAGTGTAGAGCAAAGATATCTTACTGAAAGAGCCTAAATAGAAGATTGTTTTAACAATAGATATAATCGACATAactgaaaataaatacattttcctGTGGATTCAGTAATATTGCAGGACTTAGTTCTCAGGATCCTAGACAAAACTTTAAACCAGAGAAATTTTACAGATGcttatagtaattaaaaaaaaaaaaatccatccttCTGCAACATAAAGGAGATCTGAACAGAGAATTTTGAAAATGAGCCTCCAGAGAAGCAGATGGAATAAGAAGACTCAATCCTGGGTTCTGGCCACTTTGTCGAATGGTTCAGATCACAGGAACAGAAGAGTGCATGTGTGTTCTTTGGGTTATTTGATTCTTCATATTGGCTTTAAACCTATACTCAATTATGCCATTTTAAATGGAaataattttatacttttttcaCAGATCTGATGGAATTCAGAAGAAATTTAACTGTGGGAAACCATACGATGGTAACACTTATTCTTGTGGGACTAACGGATGATCCAAACTGGCAggttataattttcctttttctatttctaACATATTTTTTGAGTGTCATTGGAAATCTGACCATTATCCTGCTCACTCTTCTGGACTCCCACCTCAAAacacccatgtatttcttccttcgGAATTTTTCCTTCTTAGAAATCTCACTGACGACTGTCTGTATCCCTAGATACTTATTCAGCATAGTGACTATGGATAAAACGATTTCCTATGATGCATGTGCGACGCAATTGTTTTTTGCCATCTTCTTGGGTGCATCAGAGTTTTTCCTGTTGgctgccatgtcctatgaccgctatgtggccatctgccaaCCCCTTCACTATGCAACAATCGTGAGCAGCAGAGTCTGCACCCAGCTGGTTGTTACCTCCTGGGTGGCTGGGCTGTTAACAATCTCTCCTGGACTTATCATGGGTCTGGAGTTGGAGTTCTGTGATGCCAACATTATtgaccactttttctgtgactaTTCTCCTGTCCTGAAACTCTCCTGCACAGACACACGGTCCATAGAATTGTTAGGTTTTATTTCAGCCATTGTCATACTGCTGATTACGCTGGCACTGGTGATACTCTCCTATGCATATATTCTGAGAACAATTCTGAAAATCCCTTCTgcccagcagaggaagaaggcttTTTCCACCTGTTCCTCCCACATGATTGTTGTCTCTCTCTCTTACGGCAGCTGCAGTTTTATGTATATGAAACCTTCTGCAGAGGAAAGGGTCGCTTTAAACAAGGGGGTAGCAATACTTGCCATTTCAATTGCACCTGTCTTAAATCCTTTTATATATACCCTAAGAAACAAACAGGTGAAACAAGCCCTGAAAGACATAATTAAAAAAGGTGTCTTTATTACCTTAAGATAATATCTTTGgcttttttaaaagctttttatcATTGTTCATTTAAATAGCTTTCAATAGCCAAAGTTTATTGAAAATCACAGCCCATATTGATTACCCTTTTAATAtatatctttatttttatattctgatAGTGGTTGGAGTCACCCACAAAGAGCCATTGTGTGTTCAATCTACTCCTGGCTTTTTATACGTTTGATATTGCAAGCTGTATCCATGATGTTCTCTTAGGCATAGCTGTAATCACTTCTTCTTTTAAATTAATTCTCTGATTTTGTTCGTCCTCAAAATATTCCACTATGGATTCATTTTGGAAGGCAAATACCTCTGTTTTTCTGAAATGTAGGCCATTTGTTAACTGTATaatatttatttgattttataaatctctaggatatattttgtTACACTATACAATgtcaatatttattaaaaataagtgATATTTCCAGAAACATAATAATGAGCCTAAGTAGAAGTATTGTTGTTCACACATAATGATGcctgatagtaaaaaaaaaaaaaaaaactccaaatctCTATGCTACTGTAAATCAAAAGAGGCTTTTCATTTAGGAAAAAGTACTTTGTATCAGAAGCTATTTTAACACTACATCTGAAATTTGTATATAGATTTTAAAATCCAAATTCTATGCAGGTAACAACTTGGCACTGTTGCCTTTTTTATGTGAATGCAGGTGCATGTTTAATCTGGCAAAATTTGGGGATAAATTACAGCCATCCTAAATAATTACAAAGCCATCCTAGGCAGCAGAGAAGATTGGCTATGCATAATTCTAGGAGATGCAAATAAAACCTATGCTTGTGATTttcaaaacaaatattttaaccAATACAAAACTTTTACATGTTGCAACATGCCATATGCTCCCTGACTGGAGTGTCTTTACACATGCTCTTTTCTCTCCCtggaatttctttgttttttaacactttaaagaggtcttttccagcagatttgcccaatgcaatattttGTTTCTTGGCCACTTCTCCCGCGGATGTTAATAGtaaaaaagagtaaaaggaaatcactgacaacttcaatattttctccatttatcatgaatatATGAGTTTCAACACATCATTCTCTAAGCAAGCGCATTATCTGGTACAGAGTGGTGTTAAATcacatttgttaaataaataaatgccaaCTCTTGAGTTAtggtgtctttagtttttttttttttttttttagtatttgttttttacCACTCTTTAATATATTTTGCCATGAGTGTTATTgctgatttttatgtttattattcATGCAAACAATAAGGCATATTCTCTATTTACAAGGCAttgctttttatattttaattgagATCATAGACTGttttaattaacttttcaatTCAGTCTGGTAATATTTGTTTTAATCATTATGTTTCATAATTAGAACACATtattaatctgctgcaaaagactcctttaaagtgtcaaaaaagcaaagatgtcgctttaaggactaaggtgcacctgacccaagccatggtgttttcaattgcctcatttgcatgtgaaagctgggcaatgaataaggaagatctaagaagaattgataactttgaaatgtggtgttggcaaagaatattgaatacaccatggactgccaaaagaacgaacaaatctgtctttggacgatgtacaaacagaatgctccttagaaacaaggagagggagactatgtttcacatactctggacatgttattaggagagatcaGTTGCTGTGTAATGGCAAGGAGAAGTGATGTGATAATAACTGATgggtaataaataaatacactgataaagcagtgggaTTAGCTATATGGTGCAATTTAATAAACAGCAtgctattctattttctataaatCACTGTAATGAAGAAAATATCAGAATAGTATCTCTCATTACTTCTCTGATTTTCCTTGATAGAAGTTTGATTCAATAATACAAACACATATGCTTCACctgaataattttaaataaatatggaGAATTCTTTCCCAGGGAAATGAAAGGGAGCAAGAAATCTTATGAGATAGAAAACACTAGGAATGCACACTATACTTAAACTGAAACAATTTTAGTTAGAAGATCTTTGGAGATGTTAGTTGAGATGACCAACAATGATTAAAAAAGAACCTAAAGCTATATTAGCTGTAGATGTAGAGAGTTGCAAGGAGCATCGCCCTCacacttataaaaaaataaacaggaaaactgaaaagtaatttttttttttttttttttgcaaagctaTGGAAGAACTAAAGTTGCTGGGTGAACAACTAAACCTAAATCTAGAGACAAGGCTCAGCAGGGAGGATCTGAATAGTTGTTGTAGCACAAACCACCCTGCCACCATAGAAAACTGTAAAAATACTGAGCATTCAGCTAGAAATTTTTAACAAATTGCTGAATGCTGAACGTAGACTAGCAGAAGGGTGTGGAGACCTAGGAGTTGCATACAGTGGAGCATTTAGACTCTCTCCTAGATGTTTCTCCAGGTAGTGTAACAGTTTCTCATGGAAAAAATCAGGAGAAAAAAACATTCCCAATGTGCTGGCTGGGTGAAGGGAACAACAGCCACTGCTGAAACTCCTATTACACCCATTTTCCTATATCCTCTAGGGAATAAAATTTAATTCTTCAAGGAAAGGCAACAAAAGCATAGCTTGAGGGTAGCTGCTATGGGAGAGAAATGGCAGTCACCCAGGAAACTGGTAGGACCCATGTTCCGTATCTCCATTAAGGAACAAGAGCCTTAAGCTTCCTGGAGAAGTGACACAAAATTGCCTTCTTCAGGCAGTGGTGTTAACCATGTAGTTGTGGGGAAAAACGTgccagggggtgggggggaactgTACCCTTGGGAAAGAGAAGTACATGCTAAAGCCAGCGTTATATCTGGCTAAAACACATTACCTGCCTAAAACTGAGGCTTAATTAGTACATCAGAAAAtgcctctttccctctccccttCCACACCATGCTACAAAGCTTCCAGTCAATATACAATGGAACACAGACAGCAGAGCTTCAAAAGACAGATGCTCTCTGGGAACagcccaaagagaaaaaaaaaacacaaacaggaAGGTCCAACAAAGTGGGAACAAACACTCAGAGAAAAACTGGCAAATTAGcctacaaaataaaaacaagtatcACTGAAGAAATCTGAAATCTGTAGTGACTGAGAGTAACCATAACAACAAACTTCAAGCACAGCCAAATATTGACTAGATTAATACAAACTTCCTTACTTAAGACCTCATAGAAGGTGTCTACATTATGAAGCATAAAACATTATTTACTTCAGTTATCAACTACTCTGTACAATATGTATATCCTTTAGCAAAAAAGTATAAGGTACAAAATGTATAAATAAGAGGTGAGATATAACAGTTTGAAACAAAGAAATATCAGAACTTGGCTTAGGAATTACACAGATATTTAAACTATCAgacagagaaattaaataactagGGTTAATATGTTAAAGGCTTTAATAGATAGGGTAGATGACATGCAGAATCGCAAATTTAAATTCAGCAGAGAGATGAAAACTATAAGACCAAAGtggaaatgctagaaataaaaTCACAGTCACAGTGATAAAGAATGCCTTCCTTAGAGCTCTTCAGCAGGCTCAATACAGCCAAAGAacaatcagtgagcttgaagtgAGGCTGATGGACATGACCAACACCAAAACACaaatagaaaaaagagagagtgagaaaagAAAACCTAAGAGGCCATGCAAGAGCTGTAGATGATATCAATTGGTAAAAGTTATGTGTAATTGGGATCTCAcgaggagagaagaaagagacaatgggagaAGAGAAATATTTAAGGAATTAAtggctgctaattttttttaattttgtaaagggaaaccctggtggcgtagtggttaagtgttacagctgctaactaaagggtcagcagttcaaatccatgaggtgctccttggaaactggagccctggtggtgcagtggttaagagttcaggctgctaaccaaaaggttgcctgttgaaatacaccagctgctccttggaaaccatatagggcagttctactctgtcctatagggtcactatgagtaggaattgaccagGCAGCAACAGATTGGAATTTTCTAAAGTCAATGACAGATACAAAACCACAGATCTAAAAAGACCACCAAGCAGgataacaacaagaaaaacacaaCTAGGCATTTAATATCGAAACATTTGAATAccagagacaaaaagaaaattaagaagggTGCCAGAAGTAGGGATTTTTTTCAGAGGAGCCAGGATATAATTATGTGAAGCTGTGCTTTTCATTTTAAATACTGCTTTCTCAGACTGTGGTAGATTTAACATGGCCCCAAATTATTTGCCTATCTTCCCACAGCAAGGTGAAATCTATTTACTTACTTTTTTAATCTGGATtagatttttcatttgttttgaccAACGGAAAGTCGTGGATGTAATCAAATGCATGCACTggagtttttagaaatttgtattTTCTCGCATGCATTTCAAATTCTTCTTAGAAACCAGCCACCACTGTGTGAAAGAATTCCACTGTATACCCTGGCTGTAAGCAGGATGTTGCAGTAGTCCAGTCAACAACCCAAAGTGAGCTGCCAGGCAAAATACGGCCCTAACttccagccatgtgagtgagccattATAGGTATTCCACTCAGAGCCTCCAGTTGATGAAATTTCTAGCCAACATTTGATGGAGCAGAAGTACTGACTAACTGAACGCGAGCCAaatccatccagttgattccgactctataggagtgagtagaactgccctttatggtttccaaagctataaatctttacggaaacagactgcctcatctttctcccagggagcagctggcgggtttgatccactgacctttcggttagtagctgagtgctttaactactgcactacaGGGCTCAACTAAACCCAATCAGCCCAAAAATTGTGAGAGCTAATAAAATAGTTATTGTTCTTTTCAACAAGTTATTGTTCTTTTAAGTTAATAgttttttcagtgtttttaatGTAGTTAACAGCTGGGCAATAAAACTGTGATAGGCTGACTTAAAAGAGACTGACATAGAATCAACAGATAGAAGGCAATTAAGCATAGAGAAATCTCATGGTTGTGCTGTCTTAGGCAATCACACACAAACTCTGAAAACATTCAACTCCTTCTTTGTAGTCTCCATCTATTGTTCCATATAAGAGTAACCTCATAAAAAAATATAGTTTCATTTTAAAACCCATAGAATAGTTTACATTATGGTTTTATATAGTGAAAAAATATCATAGAAAAAGGAAGAGAGTCAAAATAAGTGTTCTTATTTCTCTGGGCAGAGAGACAACATGTGGTCAAATGAATTCCTTTAAGTGGGCTTTTGTCTTGgtgctttggaaaaacagcttgagactttttttttttccctaaagcccTGAGGAATTacttttgccctagttttctaccctagaggatttgttgtttttgtccaggttgattgacatttcctaaGCAAGCTGTAAATAAAGTGACTTTATGTCCCATTCTGGGCTGcagattggtatgcaccttgaaGAAACTGGTCAACAAACTATGGAAATGAGGTGAGTTGTAGCCCAACAGTGCCTACTATGCCTGCTGAGAGGGTATTGGTCAGTTCCTGGCCTGGTGAGAGGCCCATGCCTTGAAATTTACAAGGAGTTTGTGTATACATGCAGCCAACCCCAGAGAGGTTTGTCAGACAGAAAAAAAGCAAGAAtagaagcagcaggaagaagaaggaagaaagtagAAGGAAAAGCAGAGAGAGTAGGCAGGAAACCTCCTAAAAGACTTGTAACACTGATCAAGGACTGTAGCACTAAAGATAGCAAAAGGTCCAGAAAGGACCCAGAGGCAGAGCCGGGAGCGGCAGATGGCGGGCCCAAGAGGAGCCTATCCTGGGGGGGCCCGCGAGAAGCTGAGAGTGCTGTCCTGCtgtgaagaagggagactttgcctacatgcttcttgATCCTGATTCTTGAGTTGTACCctattccttaataaaccacttaactgtaagtgtaCTCTGTGAatttctgtgtagccattgcatgGACTATTGAAACCAataaagaagtagagagtgctgtcaGAGGGACAGCTGG
Proteins encoded in this window:
- the LOC100655892 gene encoding olfactory receptor 6C74-like, which produces MEFRRNLTVGNHTMVTLILVGLTDDPNWQVIIFLFLFLTYFLSVIGNLTIILLTLLDSHLKTPMYFFLRNFSFLEISLTTVCIPRYLFSIVTMDKTISYDACATQLFFAIFLGASEFFLLAAMSYDRYVAICQPLHYATIVSSRVCTQLVVTSWVAGLLTISPGLIMGLELEFCDANIIDHFFCDYSPVLKLSCTDTRSIELLGFISAIVILLITLALVILSYAYILRTILKIPSAQQRKKAFSTCSSHMIVVSLSYGSCSFMYMKPSAEERVALNKGVAILAISIAPVLNPFIYTLRNKQVKQALKDIIKKGVFITLR